AAAAAATCCGGATGGAAGCTATGACCTTGCCTTGGAGGGAAAGCTGCTTACTAACCCCATGCCCATACTCACTATTGGAAAATTTCGTGATATCTTGAGCCATTTTGGTGGTCCGCCCAACAGCCCTTGACAAGTAGGCTTCCTAGACTATAGCCCGCTCCTGGCGTGCAGAAAATAAACATCAAAAATATTCCTTTAGCTCAGTTGGAAGCTGAGCTGGCAGAAATGGGTATAGAGAAATACCGTCTGCAGCAAGTTCTGCAATGGCTCTATGAGCGCGATGTGACGACTTTTGAAGAGATGACCAATGTCTCTAAAAAATTGCGCCAGGAGTTGTCAGAACGCTACAATATAGAACGCCTTTCTGTTGTGTCCGAGCAGATCTCGAATGATGGCACCCGCAAATACCTTCTCCGCTTGCAGGACAACGAAACCGTAGAATCGGTGCTGATTCCTAACGAAGATCGCCTCACCCTTTGTATTTCTTCTCAGGTGGGTTGCGCGATGAGTTGTCGCTATTGTTTGACGGGGCTTTTGGGCTTAAAGAGAAACCTCACTCAATTTGAAATTGTGGAACAGGTGATGGTCGTTAGACGCAATTTGAGAGAAGGTGAGCGCATGAGCAATATTGTCTTTATGGGCATGGGCGAGCCCATGCATAATTTGAAGGCTGTAATTCCCGCAGTTCACATCTTGGTGGAGCCGCGTTGCTTGAATTTTTCCAAACGCAAAGTGACCGTGTCTACCAGTGGTTTGGTGCCTGAGATGTTGGAGTTTGGTGCTCATTCGGATGTGCGTTTGGCGATTTCTCTCTGTGCCACTACCAATGAAATACGAAGTGTGCTGGTACCCATCAATAAAAAATATCCCCTGGAAGTGTTGTTGGAGGCCTGTCGCAAATATCCTCTCCCCAAACGCGGACGCATTACCATGGAATATGTGATGCTTGCTGGAGTGAACGACACCAAAGAAGATGCCAGGCGTCTCACCAAAATTTTATCGGACGTCCCTTGCAAAATTAATTTAATTCCATTCAACGAATTCCCAGGTTCAGAATTCAAGCGTCCCAATGACGAAAGCGTAAAACAGTTTCAAAATTATCTGGCTGAACGTGATTTTCAGACC
The nucleotide sequence above comes from Deltaproteobacteria bacterium. Encoded proteins:
- the rlmN gene encoding 23S rRNA (adenine(2503)-C(2))-methyltransferase RlmN, translating into MQKINIKNIPLAQLEAELAEMGIEKYRLQQVLQWLYERDVTTFEEMTNVSKKLRQELSERYNIERLSVVSEQISNDGTRKYLLRLQDNETVESVLIPNEDRLTLCISSQVGCAMSCRYCLTGLLGLKRNLTQFEIVEQVMVVRRNLREGERMSNIVFMGMGEPMHNLKAVIPAVHILVEPRCLNFSKRKVTVSTSGLVPEMLEFGAHSDVRLAISLCATTNEIRSVLVPINKKYPLEVLLEACRKYPLPKRGRITMEYVMLAGVNDTKEDARRLTKILSDVPCKINLIPFNEFPGSEFKRPNDESVKQFQNYLAERDFQTNIRSSRGSDILGACGQLKAEHEPKERAPHVQ